The nucleotide sequence GTGCCCGCAGCCAGCCCATCAGTGAAATCGAGACGTGAGTTCAGCCCATCATAATCGTCGTTTTCGTCGATATAGACCTCACCCGGTCCATAAAGTGTGATGACTGGATCGGCAGATTCGTTTTCTGCGACAATGGTGATGGGGGTCTGATCCTCAAGCGTAAAGCTCCAGTAGGGGGTATCATCGACAGAAGCTGAAACGCTGTTGCCGAGCGCACCAAAAGGTGCCGCACTCTCACAGCTGCCTGCGGGGCCGCTGCTGCCACCGGTATCAATACCGTCTGTTAGAGGTTCCTGCTCCTGCCGTCCGATGCGGACGAATGCGGTCATGGGGCCGCCATCATAACTGCGCATCGACATGCAGTAGGTGCCAGCCTCCAACGTGGTTTCGGCCCGGGATGCCGCATTGCCGCCCGAGTCGTCGTCGGACAGGATGATGCCGCCCGCACTGTCGAGCAGATCAATAATGGGGTCACCGGAACCGCGCCCTGCCGCCTCGATCCTGACATCTGTGGGTGCGCTGAGGGTGAACAGTGACACGTATTCATTCCCACCAAGAACCAGCGCCATCTGTTCGCGGTAGACATCAGCGGTCGTGATGTCAGAGCTGACCTCATCGCCGCCAATCCACTGACCGTTGTTGCCAGAGCCGCCACAGATGTCCTGAGCCAAGGCGGGGGCGGCAGCGCCTAGCATCAGTGTCGCAAAAGCGGTTGTCTTAAGGGTGAAGCGGGTCATGGGGCACAGTCCTTTGTCGTTGCACATGATCTATTGGGAGCAGGGTAGCGTGACTGTGACAAGAATGGCTAGGGCTGATCGGCGAAAGTCGGAAAAACCCGACCTTTCCGTATTTCCGGGGTTAACCGAAACGCGCGTTCCACAAAGGAATGCGTGCGGCATCACGCGCGTTGTAGTCGGCTATAGCGGTGTCAAGATCAGCACACTGATCAATGGGTTGATCCCGTCCGATGCGGGCCATTTGCTGTGTGTACCATGCCGTGACCCCGCCCTCTGGCGGCTCTGTAAATCGAGGAAAGGAAACGGCTGACCCGTTGTTGTACCACCTCTGAGGCAAATCGGGGTCCAGAATGAATGCCCGTGCCAAGCCGATGACGTCTGCCGTGCCTTCTGTCAGGATGCTGGTAGCTTGTTCCAGTGTTTTGATGCCACCTGTCAGCATCAGTGGTTTTTTGGTCTTTGCGCGTGCGCCCTTACAGAAGACTTCAAAATATGGCCCCTTGCCGCCGCTATCTGAAGCGGACTTGGCACCCGGGAAATAGGTGCCACCACTAATGTCGATCATATCAATGGCTGTCTGATCGAGCATGGCCACAACGTCGAGCGCTTCTGTTTCGGTAAAGCCGCCGTCCAACTGATCAGTCGCGTTCAGCTTGATGATGACAGGAAAGCGGGGCCCAACGGCGTTGCGCACGGCCTCCAAGACCTCCAGCAACAGACATGCGCGATTTGGCAGGCTGCCGCCATAGGTGTCGGTGCGTTTGTTAAAGAGTGGCGATAGGAACTGGCTGAGCAGAAATCCATGAGCGGCATGGATTTGAACACCGCCAAATCCAACCTGTTTTGCCATATGCGCTGTCCGAGCGAACTGCGCGGGCAGGGCCGCGATCTCTTCCAAAGTCAGCGCGGCGCATGTCAGCCCGGGCAATGACAATGCGCTTGGCCCCTTGGGTGTGCCGATCGGAGGATGGGTCATTGCACCCGCATGACCAAGCTGTGCGAAAAGTAAGGCACCGTTTTGTGATCCGCTTTGGGTCAGTGCGCGCAATCTCGCGGTGTCCGATTGCGCATCAAGGACCAGGTTGCCGGGTTTCTCTGCAGCATGCGGGTTGCCTTGAACCTCACCAACGATACTAAGAGCGACGCCACCCGCAGCCCAACGACCATAGAGCTGGATTTGTTCGTCCGTTGGGTCGCCCCGGCCGTCGCCAAGTGAATCCGACATTGCCGATTTAGCGAGGCGGTTTTTGATCGACACGCCGCAAGGCAGAGTCAGCGATGCAAAAATCGGATCTGCGGACATATCAGGTGCTCCTTTGCCATAAGGTATAGCGGATCACGATGAACCTTACGCATTGCAATGCACCCATAAAACGAAAAAGGGCCGCACCTTTGGCGCGACCCTTTCGACAAACCTGTTGTCGCTGGTTTAGCCCTGGCGGGCCTTGAACCGGCGTTGCGTCTTGTTGATCACATAGACGCGGCCCTTACGGCGCACGATGCGGCAATCGCGGTGGCGCTGCTTGAGCGAGCGGAGGGAGTTACGTACCTTCATGGGTCGTGTCCTATCTGTCGCGGCGCGCGATTTGCGCCTTGGGTTGCGTTTCAGGCCATAAGACCCGTTGAATTCATGGTGGACGATACTGGGATTGAACCAGTGACCCCTTCGATGTCAACGAAGTGCTCTACCGCTGAGCTAATCGTCCGTGTCCTCTACGATACCTGCGTCCCATAACGAAATAGGACGCGGGCGAACCGCGTCAGTCGTGCGGTCTATAAAAGGAGTCGTAGAAGGGATCAAGGACTTTTGGTATTTTCCCAAAACACGCTATCTAAAGCACAGAAGGGACGGAAAACATGCTTAAAACCGCTTTCAGCCTGGCCCGGCCCAAAGCCCGCACCACAAGTGTTGTATTTGCGTCGCCACACAGCGGACGTGATTATCCCGAGGCCTTTTTGCGGCGCGCTGTTCTGAATGCAAGCGAGATCCGTTCGTCCGAAGATGCCTTTGTTGATCAGCTGTTTGAAACAGCGCCCTCCTGTGGCGCGCCCTTGCTGACGGCCAATGCGCCACGGGCCTATGTTGATTTGAACCGAGGTGCGGACGAGCTTGATTCCGCGCTGATCGAAGGGGTGCGGCGCACGGCCCATAATCCGCGCATTGCCAGCGGCCTTGGGGTCATTCCGCGGGTCGTGGCCAATGGCCGCCAGATCTATCGCGGCAAGTTGACACTGGCTGAGGCACATCAGCGGATCGCGAACTTCTGGCGTCCCTACCATGATCAATTACAAACGTTGCTGGATGAAAGCAGCAATGCATTTGGCGAAGCGATCCTGATTGATTGCCATTCGATGCCCCACGAGGCCCTTGAAAACGTGGGCCCCCCGGGCAGCGCGCGTCCTGATGTGGTCTTGGGCGACCGTTTCGGATCGACCGCTGCTGGGTCAATCATTGAACAAATCGAAGCTGCCCTCGCCAGCGCCGCTTGCGTGTTGCGCGTAACATGCCTTTCGCAGGCGCGTTTATTACACAGCACTATGGGCGGCCATCACGCCAGCAGCACGCTGTTCAGATCGAAATTGACCGTGCGCTCTATATGAATGAACGCACGCTGGAACCCAGCGCACACTTCGATAGCTTCAAATCCCTGTTGGGTGGTGTGATCGCAGAGATTGCAGACATCGGTCGGCAAGCCGACCAAAAGGTTGCCGCTGAATAGAACAAGATCAGCTTCAAGCCATTTCGGAAAGCCGGGTCAATCCCTCAGCGATGTCTGCGGCGATAGCAATTGCATCCGCTTCGTTCCGCTCTGCCGTCACCCTAAGCCCCAATAGATCGGACTGATACTTCCGGGCCAGTTTTTGTGGATCATGCCTTGGGGCAATGTCACCTTGTGCCTGTGCCTGCGCAAAAAGGCCAGCAAATTGCGCCTCCATCTGTGTGAGGTTCTTGTCGGCCTTTGCCGCCAGTGAATGACCGCGCGCCTGCAGTTCCAGATATGTCTTTGACAGCATGCAGGCCTTTGCCGGTGCTGCGTCATTCGCAATGACGTGGGCAGGGAACTGCTGCAACGCCTGTAAGGGCCCCAGCTTTTCGGTCAAGGCACCCAGTCGCGCCGACCCGTCGCTGGTATATTTATCCAAGGCCAGTTCAAAGAGCGCATCTTTTGATCCGAAGGCTGCGTAAAAGCTGCCGGGTTTCATTTGCAGCGCGGCTTCGAGATCTTTCAGCGACGTGCCCGCCCACCCATACTGCCAAAACAGATCGCGAGCGCGTTCAATCAGGTCGTCGCGGTCATAGTTGGGCCTACGTGGCATGGGTTCACCATTATTTGAGTGATTGCTCAATTATATACTTGAGTGATCACTCAAGAAACCCTAAAAATGGGGATGTCGCAAAACCTGAAGGATAAAACCTATGTCATTCCCATCGCACAATCTTGAAACAGCTCCGGAAGCGTCAAAACCGCTGTTGGAAAACTCTCAGAAGGCCTTTGGCCGTTTGCCCGGCCTGCATAAGGTGCTTGCCGAAAGCCCGCAGGCTTATGAGGGCTATCAAGTGCTGCACAAGCTGTTCACTGAGACAGACTTTGACGCCGACGAACTGACGGTTGTCTGGCAATCCATCAATGTCGAGCATGAGTGTCACTATTGTGTGCCAGCCCACACCGGCATTGCGAAGATGATGAAGGTGTCTGACGATATCAGCGACGCGTTGCGCAACGAAACGCCGCTCCCATCTGCAAAACTGGACGCATTGCGCACCTTTACTGTGCAGATGGTCCGTGCCCGCGGCAATGCCACCCAAGAGCAGATGGATACCTTCTTTGCGGCTGGTTATAGCCACCGCGCGGTGCTCGACGTGATCCTGGGTTTGGCCCAAAAGACCATGTCCAACTACATCAACCATGTGGCGCAGACGCCCGTGGATGCAGTATTCCACCCCTACTTTGGAAACGTGGCGATACACCGTTGGCGGTGTAATCCTACCCCGGCGTCCCATCCTATCTGGGGTGGGGCGTCATCTCCTGTGCAAGAAACGATTCTGGGTCATCCACTTCGACCAACCGCTTGCGCTCAATCTGCCAAAAACGATTGCCGACATTGCGCAGGAAACTGCGATCGTGGCTGACCAACAGGCAGGTCGCACCATGGTGAATCAACTCATCCTCCAAAGCTTCCTGCCCCTCAATATCAAGGTGGTTCGTCGGTTCATCCAAAAGGTAGAAGTTCGGCTGCCTAAGGCGCAGAATCAACATCGCCAAACGCGCCTTTTGCCCACCTGATAGCGCCCCAATCTTGGTGTCCTGCATCTGAATGCTCACCCCAGCGCCAGCTAGCAACCCGCGGGCGCGTTGATCGCCCACATCGAATTGCCCGGCGACCGCCGCCATAGGCGTATCTGCATCAGCCAACTGGCTGAGATGCTGATCGGAATAACCCACCGCCAGTGTTGCGGCCACTTTGATCCCCGCCGTCTCGCCCGTAACTGCACGATGGATCAACTGAACCAGCTGCGTCTTACCCGTGCCATTGGTTCCCAACAGCACAACGCGGTCCCCGTGTGCAATCCACTTCTTCCCGGTCTTGTAGAGCAGGCGGCCATCGGGCGTGCTCACCTCCGCATCATCCAGCGCAATCAGGGCCTTGGCATGGGTGCCGCTGTTCGTAAGTTTGATATCGCCCGCGCCGCGTTCATGATGCGCTGGCTTGGCGGCGGCTTCGATCTTGGCAGCCCGTTCGCTCAGTTGTTTGGTCTTATTCACCAGCAGATCAGAGCCTGAATTGATCCCGATGTTCTTCAGCTTTGCCGCCTGTTTGCGCAGTTGTTGCGCCTTGTTGAGGTCATTTGCAAAGCGGCGTTCATCGGCGGCGTCTGCTTCGGCCAAAGCGTCGCGTGCTTTGGTGAAGGGCAGTTGAAAAACCCGACTGCGCTCGGCACGCAGGAAAAGAGTGCGATTGGTTGTGGCATCAAGAAAGGCGCGGTCGTGGCTGGTGATGACAACGGGCGTGTCGCGGGGCAGGGCGCTGAGCCAGTCTTGAAGCAGGCCGATGCGATGCAGATCAAGGTGGTTGGTCGGCTCATCAAGCAACAGGATGTCGGGTTCTGTGATCCAAGCCGCTGCGAGCAAGGCCGTGCGCTGCCAGCCGCCGCTGAGTTCGGTCAGTGGTTTGTGCTGCAACTCATATGGTACCTTAAGGTCATCCAGCACGACATCCACACGCCAGCTTTCATAGTCGGCTTGTTCCTGCGGAAGAGCGGCAAGCACCATGTTGTAGAGTGTTTCACTCTGGGCGTCGTCCGGGATGTATTGCTCGACATATCCGACACGCAGACCGCGCGCGCGGGTTATGTCGCCGGTGGTATGCGCGAATGTGCTGGCAATACAGCCCATCAGTGTGGATTTGCCGCGCCCGTTGGCGGCGACCAGCCCGATACGGTCGCCCTTTGAGATGGTTAGGTTGAGGTCAGTGAAAAGTGGGTCGCCCAAGGTTACGCCAAGGGCATTGATGTTGATGATGGTCATAAGAAGTCTCAGTCACGTAGGAAAGGTGCCGCGCGTGCGGCGTCTGGGCAGATCGTGGACTGATCAGCCCTGCAAACGGATTTACAGGGCGGGACGGGGACCATGCTGAAGTCGACGGATGATACGCATGTTCAGCACTGTCCTCCTGTTGTTTGCGTGACCTTTGCTAGAACGTAAGTGGAGTATGTAAGATGGGTCAAGACCCACCTTGCGATTCAGCGCAAGGCCCGCCCCTTGATAATCGCATCTTTTCCAAACCTCTCGCGGATCTTATCGGCTGCTCTTTCTGCCTCAGCCCGTTTTTGCGCGCCGGGATCCAGCAAATCCCCTTCGCGGTCTGCGTCCGCATCCGAACTGATCTCCGAAAGCCCGACGCCCAACAAGCGGAATGGCCCACGACTGCTGACCTGATCGAACAGACCACGCGCTGTGCGATAGACCGTATCGGCGATCTGGGTGGGATGATGCAGGCTCTGCCGCTTTGAGATTAGCTTGAAATCGGATGTCTTGAGCTTGAGTGTAACAACGCGCCCTGCCTTGTCTTTGGCCTTTGCCCGTGCGCTCACCTTCTCAGCCATCCGCCAGAGGTGGCCATCAAGGATTTCGACGTCACCGGTGTCTTCATTAAACGTCGTCTCGTTCGACAGCGTCTTTACGGGGCTATGCGATGAAATCCGCCGTCCATCCTCACCCCGCGCAAGGCTATACAGCCGCTCGCCCATGCCGCCGAACCGGTCATGCAAGTCACGCCGATCCCAGCGCAGCAGATCATCGAATGTGCGGATGCCAGCGTTGTTGAGGCTGTTTTGCGCAGCAGGGCCGATCCCCCAGATCAGCCGCACGGATTTGGGGCGCAGAAAGGCAGTCGTTTCCGCTTTCCCGATGATTGAAAACCCCCGCGGTTTGTCGAGGTCAGAGGCGACCTTGGCGAGGAATTTATTGTGGCTCAGGCCGATCGAGCCCGTCAACCCCAACTCGTCCTTCATGCGCTTGATCAACCGTGCCAGCATCACAGCGGGTGGCGCGTGATGCAGGCGTTCGGTCCCTGTCAGGTCCATGAAAGCCTCGTCCAGCGACAGCGGCTCAACGACAGGTGTCAGCTCATCCATCATCTCGCGAATGGCCTTGGAGGCTGCGACATAAGCATCGAAATTCGGTCGCACGACCACCGCCTCGGGGCAGAGTTTCAGCGCCTTGAACATCGGCATGGCGGATTTCACGCCTTTGATCCGCGCCACGTAACAGGCGGTCGAGACGACGCCACGCCGCCCGCCGCCTATGATCACGGGCTTGTCGGCCAGTTCCGGATTGTCGCGCTTTTCGACAGATGCATAGAAGGCATCGCAATCCATGTGGGCAATGGTAAGGTCAAACAACTCCGGGTGCCGCGTCACCCTTGGGCTGCGGCATTTCAGACAGCGGGTTTCGCTGTCGAATGTGGTCAGGCAATCACGGCAAAGGGCGGGCATACCCACAGTGTACGAGGCGCAGGATATGGACACAACGGGGCCGCATGATGGGGCGAAGGTTGCCCTGTTTTTGGGTAACCAGATCATCAGTATCCTGCGCGATGATTTCGATCATATCACCTATCCCAACCTTTGGGACTTGCCCGGAGGAGGCCGTGATGGCGGTGAAACCCCGTTTGAGACCGTCGCACGCGAGACCCGGGAAGAGCTGGGGCTGGTCCTGCCGCCCTCAGCGGTGCTCTGGGAAAGCGCATTCCCTGCGAACTACGATCCGGGCAAATGGGTCGCGTTCTTTGTCGCTTGGTTGCCGCCATTCGCCGTCGAAGACATCATATTTGGCGATGAAGGGCAGCGCTGGGCACTTTACGATCTGGACACCTTTATGAATTTGCCTAATCGCGTTCCCTCCTATTGCGCGCGCTTGCAGCGCTGGATAGCTGAGACGGGTGGGTTCGCAACTTAAATCACACGGTCTAGACGCTTTTGAGAGCCGCTGAAACAGGCTGCAGATTCTTGTTGCTTTGTGCAGCAATCTGTCTATGAGGTTTCCAATAGGAAACACGCTGACCGGGAGAGTTCGGTTCAGTCTGGCGCCGAAGGAGCAACCGCCCCGGTCACTCTCAGGCAAAAGGACCGGTTGGGGTGCAACACACCGAAGAGAGACCTTGAGTGGTCCGCCGAAGGAGCAAGCTTAAGCATCAGGGCGAATCTCTCAGGTACAACAGACGGTGGGGGCATTTGGTAAGGGGATTTACCATGCCTTCGATTGCTGTTCTCGGCGCCGGAATCACTGGCGTAACCACTGCATATTCATTGATGATCCGCGGTTTTGACGTCACGGTTTATGACCGTCAACGTTACGCCGGGATGGAAACCAGCTTTGCCAATGGAGGCCAGTTGAGCGCGTCAAACGCGGAAGTCTGGAACCAATGGTCCACCGTCCTGAAAGGTATCAAATGGATGCTTGAGGGTGATGCGCCCCTGTTCGTGAACCCGCGCCCAGGTTGGCACAAGGTCAGCTGGATGACAGAGTTTCTGGCCAACATTCCTCGTTACAAGTCTAATACCACGAAGACGGCTGCAATGGCTGTTGCTGCGCGCGCAGGGCTGGCCGAGATGGCGGATAAATCAGGTGTCGATTTTGACTTCAGCCCTGCTTAAGCATCCTACATTTTTACAAGACCGAGAAAGACCTCAAGCATGCGCGGATGGTTAATGGCCTGCTGGCGGAAGGCGGGTTGGAACGGCATGAGCTGACCGTCGACGAAGTGATGGCGAAAGAACCCACTCTTCGTGGCGATATCATTGGTGGTTTCTGGACTGAAAGCGACAGCACGGGCGACATTCACAAATTCACTATCGGGCTGGCGGATTGGCTGAAGAAGCAGGGTGTTGTTTTCAAACTTGGCGCGCCTGTTACGGATCTGCATGTGCGTGCGGATGGTGTGCATGTCGAATGCGGCCAAGAGGACCGGTATGACGCGGTTGTCGTGTCTGCGGGTGTCGGTAGCCGCAAGTTCGCGCAGATGTTGGGTGACCGCGTGAACGTGTACCCGGTCAAAGGTTATTCGATCACAGTGAACCTTAATGATGAGGTTTCTCAGGCCGCAGCGCCGACAACGTCGTTGTTGGACGATAAGGCCAAGATCGTATCGTCGCGTTTGGGCAAGAATCGCTTCCGAATCGCTGGCACGGCTGAGTTTAACGGCGAGAATCGCGACATCTTAGAACGTCGTGTCCGCCCACTGATTAAATGGTGTGAAGAGCATTTCCCGGACGTATCCACAGAAAGCTGTGTGCCTTGGGCCGGATTGCGTCCGATGATGCCCAATATGATGCCGCGCGTCGGGCCGGGGAAAAGCGATCGTGTGTTCTATAATACAGGCCACGGCCACCTTGGGTGGACGCTTAGCCCTGCCACCGCAGATACCATCGGCGCGACAGTCACAGCACGGTTTAAAAGTAACAGTATACAACAGCATACATTGAAATCGGCCTGAACCATACCTATCTGTCCTTCATAACAATAGAGGGACAGATGTATGCCAATTGAAGATATTTTCGCTGAGTTCTTTGGACAAAACATACTTTGGCTCATGCTGGCGGTGTTCATTATCGTCTGCATTATGGCCGGTGTTCGCATCGTGCCGCAGTCAGAGAAATACGTGGTGGAACGGCTTGGTCGGCTCCGCTCGGTCCTTGGGCCGGGGATCAACTTTATTGTGCCATTTCTGGACCGCGTGCGGCACAAGGTTTCGATCCTTGAGCGCCAGTTGCCCTCAATGAACCAAGACGCGATTACATCTGACAACGTGCTGGTGCAGGTTGAGACATCGGTGTTTTACCGGATTATTGAGCCGGAGAAGACGGTCTATCGCATTCGTGACGTCGATGGTGCGATTTCGACCACAGTTGCTGGTATCGTGCGTTCCGAGATTGGCCGCATGGAGTTGGACCAAGTGCAGGCAAACCGTTCAAACCTGATTGATGCTGTGCGTTCGCAAGTGGCTGAACAGGTTGATGATTGGGGGATCGAAGTCACGCGTGCCGAGATCTTGGACGTCAACCTTGATCAGGCGACGCGCGAAGCGATGCTGCAACAGCTGAACGCCGAACGTGCACGCCGTGCGCAGGTGACCGAAGCTGAAGGTCAAAAGCGTGCGGTCGAGCTGCAGTCGGATGCCGAACTCTATGCCGCCGAGCAGGACGCGAAAGCGCGTCGTATTCTGGCGGATGCGGAAGCCTATGCGACACAGGTGGTTGCTGTGGCGATTGCCGAAAATGGTTTGGAAGCGGCGCAGTATCAGGTCGCGCTCAAGCAGGTCGAGGCTTTGCAGAAGCTCGGTGATGGCAACGGTAGTCAGACAGTTGTCTTGCCTGCCAATGCGGTCGATGCTTTCTCAAATGCCTTCGCAATGTTGAAAGGACGTGGATAATGCCACTTTGGACAGAATGGTGGGTTTGGATGTCAGGGGCGCTTGTCCTCGCAACACTCGAAGTGTTGATCCCCGGCTATATCTTTCTGGGGTTCGCTCTCGGGGCCGCGATGATGGGATTACTGATCCTGTTCGGGGTCTCAGGCACAGGATTGGCACTGACACTTGTTATCTTTGCGGTGCTGTCGCTGATATCCTATCTGGCGATGCGGAGATATTTCGGATTGAAGACCGGTCAGGTCAAAATCTGGGATACTGACGTGAACGACAACTAAGTCCGCATCTATTTGAAACGCAAACCCCCGACCTTAGCGGTTGGGGGTTTTTGCTTGGGGAGACGCCAGTTCGGCCAAAATGCTCTGTGCCGCCGCCCTTGGATTTTCGGCCTGCCAGATGGGCCTTCCGACAACCACATGATCCGCACCATTCGCAATCGCTTGTGCGGGTGTCATGACCCGCTTTTGATCACCGAGAGCCGCACCCGCCGGGCGCACGCCGGGGGTGACGATCAGCTTGCCTTCGGCTTCGGGCAAGGCGCGGATCAAGGCCGCTTCTTGCGGGGATGCGATCACGCCATCGGCCCCATTGGATAGGGCAATGCCAGCGCGTTCCTGTACCAGATCGGCTACATCGCCTGACTTTATGCAAGATGCATCGAGATCGTCGCGGTCCAATGATGTGAGGATCGTTACAGCCAGAATCTTCATATCTGACCCGCCAGCCCCTGCGCGCGCGGCGCGCACAACGTGGGGGTCACCATGCACGGTCAGGAAATCCAGATTGAATTGCGCTACGCCCCGCACTGCGGCCTCAACCGTCGCGCCGATATCAAAGAACTTCATGTCCAGGAAGATACGCTTGCCATGCTCCTGCTTCAGCTCGTTTGCCAAAGCCAAACCACCGCCGGTGAGCATCCCCAAACCAATCTTGTAGAAGCTCACGCTGTCGCCCAGCGTCTTGGTCAGTTCCAGCCCGTCTAGGACATTGGGCACGTCCATTGCTACGATCAAACGGTCATCGGACATGGGGCTGGCTCCTTTTGCATGATTGCGCCGGGTCTATCGGCTAGCCTGCCAAGGCGCAATCACGGTATGATGCGGTCATGGATATGATGGAGAGGTTTGAGGACTGGGACGGCAAGCGCGTTGCAGATTTGCGCGCCGTTGCTGATGCCTTGATGCCGTCCGATTATGCAGATGTGATTGCCGCTTGCTATGCAGACGACACCAAAACTGCGCGCGCCGCCAGTTGGGTGCTCAAGGCCGCCTATGAAGCGGGGGCAGATATTGCGTTTCCGGCCGACATTCTGGGCGCTGACCCACATTGGGAAATCGCGCTTCATCTGTTGCAGTCTATCCAGCATTGCGCCGTTGATCTGCCGCCCGAGGCGGTGATCCCATACCTTAAGCATGAAAAGCCGATGCTGCGGGCCTGGGCCTTGGATGCATATGTCAGATTGGGCGGTTCTGATTCCGACACCTTGCTGGCGGCGGCTGCTAACGATCCTGCTGCCTCGGTCCGC is from Yoonia sp. GPGPB17 and encodes:
- a CDS encoding PPC domain-containing protein, with translation MTRFTLKTTAFATLMLGAAAPALAQDICGGSGNNGQWIGGDEVSSDITTADVYREQMALVLGGNEYVSLFTLSAPTDVRIEAAGRGSGDPIIDLLDSAGGIILSDDDSGGNAASRAETTLEAGTYCMSMRSYDGGPMTAFVRIGRQEQEPLTDGIDTGGSSGPAGSCESAAPFGALGNSVSASVDDTPYWSFTLEDQTPITIVAENESADPVITLYGPGEVYIDENDDYDGLNSRLDFTDGLAAGTYCLAVTSLNDDSLPITVSISEYDAEEALRSLYARGEAAPPLDGSVPVTDLGTLTSRIRQDVQSTEDVTWYSIELDDA
- a CDS encoding oxidoreductase; its protein translation is MSADPIFASLTLPCGVSIKNRLAKSAMSDSLGDGRGDPTDEQIQLYGRWAAGGVALSIVGEVQGNPHAAEKPGNLVLDAQSDTARLRALTQSGSQNGALLFAQLGHAGAMTHPPIGTPKGPSALSLPGLTCAALTLEEIAALPAQFARTAHMAKQVGFGGVQIHAAHGFLLSQFLSPLFNKRTDTYGGSLPNRACLLLEVLEAVRNAVGPRFPVIIKLNATDQLDGGFTETEALDVVAMLDQTAIDMIDISGGTYFPGAKSASDSGGKGPYFEVFCKGARAKTKKPLMLTGGIKTLEQATSILTEGTADVIGLARAFILDPDLPQRWYNNGSAVSFPRFTEPPEGGVTAWYTQQMARIGRDQPIDQCADLDTAIADYNARDAARIPLWNARFG
- the ykgO gene encoding type B 50S ribosomal protein L36, whose translation is MKVRNSLRSLKQRHRDCRIVRRKGRVYVINKTQRRFKARQG
- a CDS encoding TetR/AcrR family transcriptional regulator: MPRRPNYDRDDLIERARDLFWQYGWAGTSLKDLEAALQMKPGSFYAAFGSKDALFELALDKYTSDGSARLGALTEKLGPLQALQQFPAHVIANDAAPAKACMLSKTYLELQARGHSLAAKADKNLTQMEAQFAGLFAQAQAQGDIAPRHDPQKLARKYQSDLLGLRVTAERNEADAIAIAADIAEGLTRLSEMA
- a CDS encoding ABC-F family ATP-binding cassette domain-containing protein; the protein is MTIININALGVTLGDPLFTDLNLTISKGDRIGLVAANGRGKSTLMGCIASTFAHTTGDITRARGLRVGYVEQYIPDDAQSETLYNMVLAALPQEQADYESWRVDVVLDDLKVPYELQHKPLTELSGGWQRTALLAAAWITEPDILLLDEPTNHLDLHRIGLLQDWLSALPRDTPVVITSHDRAFLDATTNRTLFLRAERSRVFQLPFTKARDALAEADAADERRFANDLNKAQQLRKQAAKLKNIGINSGSDLLVNKTKQLSERAAKIEAAAKPAHHERGAGDIKLTNSGTHAKALIALDDAEVSTPDGRLLYKTGKKWIAHGDRVVLLGTNGTGKTQLVQLIHRAVTGETAGIKVAATLAVGYSDQHLSQLADADTPMAAVAGQFDVGDQRARGLLAGAGVSIQMQDTKIGALSGGQKARLAMLILRLRQPNFYLLDEPTNHLDIEGQEALEDELIHHGATCLLVSHDRSFLRNVGNRFWQIERKRLVEVDDPESFLAQEMTPHPR
- a CDS encoding DNA polymerase IV, with translation MPALCRDCLTTFDSETRCLKCRSPRVTRHPELFDLTIAHMDCDAFYASVEKRDNPELADKPVIIGGGRRGVVSTACYVARIKGVKSAMPMFKALKLCPEAVVVRPNFDAYVAASKAIREMMDELTPVVEPLSLDEAFMDLTGTERLHHAPPAVMLARLIKRMKDELGLTGSIGLSHNKFLAKVASDLDKPRGFSIIGKAETTAFLRPKSVRLIWGIGPAAQNSLNNAGIRTFDDLLRWDRRDLHDRFGGMGERLYSLARGEDGRRISSHSPVKTLSNETTFNEDTGDVEILDGHLWRMAEKVSARAKAKDKAGRVVTLKLKTSDFKLISKRQSLHHPTQIADTVYRTARGLFDQVSSRGPFRLLGVGLSEISSDADADREGDLLDPGAQKRAEAERAADKIRERFGKDAIIKGRALR
- a CDS encoding NUDIX hydrolase, with protein sequence MDTTGPHDGAKVALFLGNQIISILRDDFDHITYPNLWDLPGGGRDGGETPFETVARETREELGLVLPPSAVLWESAFPANYDPGKWVAFFVAWLPPFAVEDIIFGDEGQRWALYDLDTFMNLPNRVPSYCARLQRWIAETGGFAT
- a CDS encoding SPFH domain-containing protein — translated: MPIEDIFAEFFGQNILWLMLAVFIIVCIMAGVRIVPQSEKYVVERLGRLRSVLGPGINFIVPFLDRVRHKVSILERQLPSMNQDAITSDNVLVQVETSVFYRIIEPEKTVYRIRDVDGAISTTVAGIVRSEIGRMELDQVQANRSNLIDAVRSQVAEQVDDWGIEVTRAEILDVNLDQATREAMLQQLNAERARRAQVTEAEGQKRAVELQSDAELYAAEQDAKARRILADAEAYATQVVAVAIAENGLEAAQYQVALKQVEALQKLGDGNGSQTVVLPANAVDAFSNAFAMLKGRG
- a CDS encoding NfeD family protein, giving the protein MPLWTEWWVWMSGALVLATLEVLIPGYIFLGFALGAAMMGLLILFGVSGTGLALTLVIFAVLSLISYLAMRRYFGLKTGQVKIWDTDVNDN
- the pyrF gene encoding orotidine-5'-phosphate decarboxylase, which gives rise to MSDDRLIVAMDVPNVLDGLELTKTLGDSVSFYKIGLGMLTGGGLALANELKQEHGKRIFLDMKFFDIGATVEAAVRGVAQFNLDFLTVHGDPHVVRAARAGAGGSDMKILAVTILTSLDRDDLDASCIKSGDVADLVQERAGIALSNGADGVIASPQEAALIRALPEAEGKLIVTPGVRPAGAALGDQKRVMTPAQAIANGADHVVVGRPIWQAENPRAAAQSILAELASPQAKTPNR